One genomic window of Quercus robur chromosome 6, dhQueRobu3.1, whole genome shotgun sequence includes the following:
- the LOC126688458 gene encoding 3-ketoacyl-CoA thiolase 2, peroxisomal gives MEKAINRQRVLLEHLRPSSSSSFVYGTDSSSSPSPPIAASACAAGDSAAYHRTSVFGDDVVIVAAYRTPICKAKRGGFKDTYADDLLAPVLKAVIEKTNVNPSEVGDIVVGTVLGPGSQRATECRMAAFYAGFPETVPIRTVNRQCSSGLQAVADVAAAIRAGFYDIGIGAGLESMTSSPLAWEGSVNPKVKIFEQAQNCLLPMGITSENVAHRFGVTRQEQDQAAVESHQRAAAATASGKFKDEIIPVPTKIVDPKTGDEKPVTISIDDGIRPNARFSDLAKLKPVFKKDGSTTAGNSSQVSDGAGAVLLMKRSIAVQKGLPILGVFRTFAAVGVDPAIMGVGPAAAIPAAVKAAGLELDDIDLFEINEAFASQFVYCRNKLELDPEKINVNGGAIALGHPLGATGARCVATLLHEMKRRGKDCRFGVISMCIGSGMGAAAVFERGDAVDDLCNARVVQSNSLLSKDAQ, from the exons ATGGAGAAAGCTATCAACAGGCAACGTGTTCTGCTGGAACACCTTCgaccttcctcttcttcttcttttgtttacgGCAccgattcttcttcttctccttctcctccAATCGCG GCATCAGCATGTGCAGCTGGGGATAGTGCTGCGTACCATAGGACTTCGGTGTTTGGGGACGATGTTGTCATTGTCGC AGCGTATCGGACTCCAATTTGCAAAGCCAAGCGTGGTGGTTTCAAGGATACATATGCCGATGATCTCCTTGCACCAGTTTTGAAG GCAGTGATAGAGAAAACCAATGTGAATCCTAGTGAAGTTGGGGATATTGTGGTGGGTACCGTGTTGGGCCCAGGATCTCAAAGAGCAACTGAATGCAGGATGGCTGCATTCTATGCTGGTTTCCCTG AAACTGTGCCTATCAGGACTGTGAATAGGCAATGTTCATCTGGGCTTCAGGCAGTTGCTGATGTTGCTGCAGCTATAAGAGCTGGATTTTATGACATTG GCATTGGAGCTGGCTTGGAATCCATGACTTCTAGTCCACTGGCATGGGAAGGATCGGTGAATCCCAAA GTAAAGATCTTTGAACAAGCCCAAAATTGTCTTCTTCCTATGGGGATAACCTCAGAAAATGTTGCACATCGTTTTGGTGTAACTAGGCAGGAACAAGATCAAGCTGCA GTCGAGTCACATCAACGAGCTGCTGCTGCTACTGCCTCTGGTAAATTTAAGGATGAAATTATTCCTGTGCCAACCAAG aTTGTCGACCCAAAAACTGGTGACGAGAAGCCTGTTACAATCTCTATTGATGATGGGATTCGACCTAATGCAAGATTTTCAGATCTGGCAAAGCTGAAGCCTGTTTTTAAGAAAGATGGGAGTACCACTGCTG GCAATTCTAGCCAAGTGAGTGATGGTGCTGGGGCTGTTCTCCTCATGAAGAGAAGCATTGCAGTGCAAAAGGGACTACCCATCCTTGGTGTATTCAG GACTTTTGCTGCTGTTGGTGTTGATCCCGCAATCATGGGTGTCGGCCCAGCCGCTGCAATTCCAGCTGCTGTCAAGGCTGCCGGTTTAGAGCTTGATGATATTGACCTTTTTGAGATTAATGAG GCATTTGCATCCCAATTTGTATATTGTCGTAACAAGCTAGAACTTGATCCAGAAAAAATCAATGTGAATGGAGGTGCTATAGCCCTTGGGCATCCTTTGGGTGCTACAG GCGCTCGCTGTGTTGCTACTCTATTGCATGAGATGAAGCGTCGTGGAAAAGACTGCCGCTTTGGAGTGATATCAATGTGCATAG GCTCTGGAATGGGGGCAGCCGCTGTTTTTGAACGGGGGGATGCTGTTGATGACCTCTGCAATGCCCGGGTAGTTCAAAGCAATAGTCTTTTATCTAAGGATGCTCAGTAG